From Mobula hypostoma chromosome 8, sMobHyp1.1, whole genome shotgun sequence, the proteins below share one genomic window:
- the LOC134351098 gene encoding uncharacterized protein LOC134351098 isoform X1 yields MLRLLSGDWCEAELRTHRRVKGHPEGSHLGHSTTMEEPVLKKNPAAWQRPEVARKAVMECCLVKWILSRAIPHGTDHYSTTVQGGGRKEDIAGCRMKWDNYRPCTVQTDTKVQGLRQSRL; encoded by the exons ATGCTGAGGCTGCTCTCTGGGGACTGGTGTGAAGCAGAACTCAGGACTCATCGCCGG GTCAAAGGGCACCCTGAAGGCAGCCATCTTGGACACTCTACCACAATGGAAGAACCCGTACTGAAGAAAAACCCCGCAGCCTGGCAAAGGCCTGAAGTCGCCAGGAAAGCTGTGATGGAGTGTTGCCTGGTGAAGTGGATCCTCAGTCGGGCAATTCCACACGGAACAG ATCATTACAGCACAACTGTGCAGGGAGGTGGTAGAAAGGAAGACATAGCAGGATGCAGAATGAAGTGGGACAACTACAGACCATGTACAGTGCAGACAGACACCAAGGTGCAAGGTCTGCGGCaaagcagattgtga
- the LOC134351098 gene encoding calsenilin-like isoform X3 encodes MLRLLSGDWCEAELRTHRRVKGHPEGSHLGHSTTMEEPVLKKNPAAWQRPEVARKAVMECCLVKWILSRAIPHGTDAA; translated from the exons ATGCTGAGGCTGCTCTCTGGGGACTGGTGTGAAGCAGAACTCAGGACTCATCGCCGG GTCAAAGGGCACCCTGAAGGCAGCCATCTTGGACACTCTACCACAATGGAAGAACCCGTACTGAAGAAAAACCCCGCAGCCTGGCAAAGGCCTGAAGTCGCCAGGAAAGCTGTGATGGAGTGTTGCCTGGTGAAGTGGATCCTCAGTCGGGCAATTCCACACGGAACAG